Proteins co-encoded in one Methanobrevibacter oralis genomic window:
- a CDS encoding 4Fe-4S binding protein, translating to MIVFNEDGCIKCGACEGTCPTSAIEVTPTSIIHCDTCGGEPKCADVCPEGALKIEDFAIVDGVEQARLVFNSVLCTSCGKCEEVCPQETLHVTGERLKEVQGFCVMCQKCVEICPVDVIGIPGVVEPKEYDLDLKGKGANYIVNCVGCGTCVEPCPVDAITLAEVGSPITIDDNVCIKCGLCSQTCPWNAVFISEKKPVKRSKEIKSFTFSASTCIGCNTCVEVCPGNFITANGSDLTVMIPEICAACGLCVKLCPVDALEIDVEWGEGAPVDAEGLGWDSEKCEFIGACANKCPTEAIRVITKTGMLCPALVETDKEPSFTSCIRCGACAATCPNDALSVGTIEKVINGETVSRDRIEFNPSKCDQCGDCIEACPYDMIHKTDNPKLPIAGFCTLCGQCIEACPEHALYDK from the coding sequence ATGATAGTATTTAATGAAGATGGCTGTATAAAATGTGGTGCATGTGAAGGAACTTGTCCTACATCAGCTATTGAGGTAACACCTACTTCTATTATTCACTGTGACACTTGTGGTGGAGAACCAAAATGTGCTGATGTTTGTCCTGAAGGTGCATTAAAAATAGAAGATTTCGCTATTGTTGATGGCGTAGAACAAGCAAGGCTTGTTTTCAATTCTGTTTTATGTACTTCCTGTGGTAAATGTGAAGAGGTTTGCCCACAAGAAACTTTGCATGTTACTGGTGAAAGATTAAAAGAAGTTCAAGGTTTCTGTGTAATGTGTCAAAAATGTGTAGAAATTTGTCCTGTCGACGTTATTGGTATTCCTGGTGTTGTTGAACCTAAAGAATACGATCTTGACCTCAAAGGAAAAGGTGCAAATTATATTGTTAACTGTGTAGGATGTGGAACTTGTGTAGAACCGTGTCCTGTAGATGCAATCACTCTTGCTGAAGTTGGCAGTCCTATTACTATTGATGACAATGTTTGTATTAAATGTGGTTTATGTTCACAAACTTGTCCTTGGAATGCTGTATTCATTTCTGAGAAAAAACCAGTCAAACGTTCAAAAGAAATTAAATCATTTACCTTTAGTGCATCTACTTGTATTGGATGTAATACTTGTGTTGAAGTATGTCCAGGCAACTTCATCACTGCAAATGGTAGTGACTTAACAGTTATGATTCCAGAAATTTGTGCTGCATGTGGTTTATGTGTAAAACTTTGTCCTGTTGATGCATTAGAAATTGATGTTGAATGGGGTGAAGGTGCTCCTGTTGATGCAGAAGGTCTTGGTTGGGACTCTGAAAAATGTGAATTCATTGGGGCATGTGCTAATAAATGTCCTACTGAAGCAATTCGTGTAATTACTAAAACTGGTATGTTATGTCCTGCTTTGGTTGAAACTGACAAAGAACCATCTTTTACTAGTTGTATTAGATGTGGTGCTTGTGCTGCAACCTGTCCAAATGATGCATTGTCTGTTGGTACCATTGAAAAAGTTATTAATGGTGAAACTGTTTCTAGAGACAGGATAGAATTCAATCCATCTAAATGTGATCAATGTGGTGACTGTATTGAAGCATGTCCATATGATATGATTCATAAAACAGATAATCCTAAATTACCAATTGCAGGATTCTGTACTTTATGTGGTCAATGTATTGAAGCATGTCCTGAACACGCATTATATGATAAATAG